The genome window AATCTCATCCCGATATGTTGGTTAATATCTCTGTACGAAGACCAAGGAATTCCGTTGATTCAATCACATTATTTTGATGATTGATAGCCAGAAGACATATACCACTCATCGCGCTATCGCGCCGATATGCACCGGGACTCAGCCGGTGTATGCCCATCCCCGCATGTATGATTACGAGGTCAGTCACCATCGAAGAGATCGATGAGTTATACCTGATGTGGAACGACCACATCAATGCTTCCGCCCTCTATCGCCGTGCCCTGCGCGAGGAAATGAATGTCCGGGATGTCGACCCCGATGAACTCCGTGAGCTCCTCGAACGGGCCCGCGAGCAGGGCCACACACTCGACGAAATCGCAGAGAACACCAACCGTTTCGGTGATCTCCAAGCACTCGTCGAAGACCAGCAAAATCAGTCAGTCCCCGAAGATGCCGCCCAAGAGTAACCCGCTATGTCACAGGACCAGACTCCCTCCGACCCTGAGCGTAGCGTCGAAAACCAGTCACCGCTGACCGGGAAGATCCCTCGGCAAGCAGCGCTCACCGTCGTCCTCCTGAGCCTGTTCGCTGTCCAGCCGGTTGCCGCCCAGAGTAACGCGGTCTGTAGCGCAGACAACCTCCCGGGCATGATTGAGGGGTTCTTCCAGCTGACCACAGCGCTGGGAATCGTCGGCCTCGCCATCGTCTGGCAGGCGGACTCCCTGATCGAGATGTTCACCCTCAATCCCGAGCAGAAGAAGGGTCTCAAGCGCCACAAACGGTCGGCGATGAAGTCCGCGGTCGTCCTCGTCGTCCTCGGCCCGCTGTACACGGTTGCCGGGTCGATGATGGGCCTCCCGCTGGCGCAGTGCGTCAACCTCGTCCCCTGGTAAGCACTCCACAGCCCCGTTGCGAGCCCTATGAACCATCGAGAGCTCTCCGTGCTCATGGCCGGCTTGCTCGCGACGAGCCTAGTCACGGGTATCGTCGCCGCTGACCCACCGCGACCGGGTACGGAGGGGAACGGACTCACCGAGAACGAGTCGGCAACGCTGTGGTCACGTGATGCGGACAGCTACATCGGCCAGGAGGAGTACCGCCAGCGCTACGGCGAGAATCGCTCCGCTGTCCATCAAGTCGCGAACGGGACGGACATTACGTTCAAACGACCGCCGGCGACTGCGGCGACGTGGACGCGGAACGACTTCGAGGACCTCGACGCCGGTGGGGCAGACACGTCCGTCCATCCACCGCACGCGGACCTCGAGGACGGCGTCTTCATCGAGGATGCTCAGGCGACGATCTTCGCGGTCCAGCCCTCTACTCGTGGACACCTCGAGTCCGGTGACACCCCACTGTACATCGCGCCGAATGGGACGATGCGCGGGTTCGTTGATTACCGCGTTCGCGTCCCCAACGGGAGTTCCTCCGGCAATACGACGATCTCGTGGTCGCTCACGGAGCACGAAATCGAAGAAGTCCGGTTGCAGAAGGACGGCGAGACCATCGCCGAGCGTGACGGGGCCCATACGCCTGCCCTCGACTACGAGATCGAGGACGACTGGAGTGCGAATCTCACGCTGGAAGCGGAGATAAGCGTTCGGCTGAAGAAGACCGTCAGAACCGATCTGGGTGACCGGACGGACGTCGACGTCACCTATCGGACGGAATCACGCAACGTCTCCGATTCGATCGCCGTCGAGATCTACGATCTCTCGGCGTACCCCTACTACGCCGAGTATCCGAACGGCGACGCCGGCGTGGCCATCTTCCAGTCGCGACCGTGGCAGGGGTACACGCTCACGGAGGACGGTGAGGCACGGGTCCGTGGCATCTGGCGGTTCTACACCGCTCGGGACACAAACTGGGACACGCTCGTTCGGTCGAATCGGACTGCTAGTGCGACCGTTCAGTCGGACGCGATTCCGGTGTATGTCCACGCCTATCCCTCGCGGATCGGGCCGCGTGCCGAGCCGGTTCGAGACGGGCCGGAACTCATCGAGACCTGGGGGACTGACCGCCCGTCACCAGTCGGCACCATCGGTGAGAACATCAATATCGACATCGTCAACCAGTCGTACACGACGACGTACGGCGTCGCCGTTCGAGCTGAGAACGTCGATCGAGAGGCGCTGCACGTTGCGGGCATCATCCGGGGCGTGAATGCGTCAATCGTCGAGCCGGATGCCGGGTCCGAGCGACAGCTCCGCCGCAGTAATCTCACTGTCGAGGTCATCCAACAGAATCAGTCGCAAGCCACGCTCAGGGTCGAACTGCGGGACAATCAAGCTGGTGCGCCGATCGCGCTCGACGATAACCGTCAGTATCCAATCGGCGGCACCACCCGGAACGGGTACATCACGGTCGCGGATCAGCGCGTCGAGACCAACGCCTCGGGGGTGGCGATCGTGACCATCGACGAACCGGGCATCTACACGGCTCGGTACTATCCGGGCTCGTGGCTCGGTCACGACCCGGCGTACGTGAGCGATACCGCGACGGCCCGCTGGCATCCACTCGGGACGATCGACAGCTGGTTTGCGCTGGTGTTCGAGGTCGGCTGGCAGCTCCTACCCTTCTTCGTGATGTTCTACGCTGGCAAGCGCCTCCTGCGGATGCTCGGCCCAGAAGACATCTTCCAACGCAATTCATGAAACGAGATACCCCACCCATCAGTAGGCGAACCGCCCTCCGAACAGTCGCCGGCGCCGCACTCACAACCATTGCTGGGTGTATGAATACAAATGGGAACTCCGGAACACCCAGTAATGGGTCTCCATCCCAGAATGACCAAGGTCCACTTCAGCGTGTTGCAGTCGATGGGACAGCGATCGTGGTGGAGCTCTCGGAAGATACCGAAATTAGCCAAGTCAACCTCGTCCAGCCGGATGGAGAACTGTTCGGTCAGCGTGACGTAGCAACAGGAGTACAGCAGGTTTCTTTCGAGATTGGGACCTCCTACGCACCAGGGGAGTATCGTGTTCTCGCGTTAGAGGGCGAAGAGACTGTGCAAGAGTCCGCTCTTTCGGTTCAGCCGGATCTTAGCATCGTGGAGATGGGGATCGGGAAGAATCAGCCTGAAGAGATGTGGGATAGCTCGAGTGACAAAATCTCAAAAGAGGCCTTCGTATCTGTCGAAAACCAAGGTAATGGCCCGGATGCGATTACGCAACTTCTATTTATTGGTGATGTTCCATATCCCTCGGATGAGGAAGGGACGAACTATGATGAAAACAACGATGTTAGTGGTATATACGACCCAGAAAAGGATACAGAAGTTGACGAGGTAGTCATAGAACCGGGAGAGCAGCTTACACTGTACAGTTACCGTTCACCGTTTGCGTTCGTTCGAGGTGAGGGGACTTCGTGTGAGAGCGAGGAACAAACCGGAAGCTTCGAAGTCATTCTAGAAACACGAGTAGGGGCTAACCGAGTTTCCAATCCTTACAGTATCCACTACTCCGCGTCAGAAGAGTTCGATAATTGTGAGATCACAATTAGTGAGGACTAACGATGGTGGACCTGATTGATGTCGTCCTAGAGGGATTCAAAGACGTCGTCGATTGGGTGATTTCCCTCTTCATGGAGGGGTTGAACACCGGTTATGAAACCCTCACTGAGGAGATGTTCGGGACTCCGACGCCCGAAACGGAAGGTGCATTTGTCTTTGGTGCGCCAACAAACGGACCCTGGCCAGCAATTCGCGATGCGTTGGTTGGAGGTGAGATTATGCTTATCTCACTGCTCCTTCTGGTAATGTGCGTTCAAGGGCGACACACAGTCCGGATTTTCAATATCGGAAGTGCATATGAAGCAAGACGGACAAAGAAGACCGCTTGGGTTGGCGCATTCCTCATCATCAGCTGGTACTGGGTCAGTGTTCTTGGTCTCTACATCGTCGACGGGTTCACGATTGCGTTGATGCCGAGTCTGGAAACCCTGGGTGATGCGATGCTGAATTTCCTCAAAGAGTCACTGACCAATCCAGGGCTTGCATTCATGTTCGCAATCGTTGGCGGCCTCTCGATGTGGGCACTTGAAGCCCTCTACTACATTCGAGAGGTGTTACTTTACGTGTATGTCTACGGAATGCCGATAGCGTTTGCTCTCGCCTATGGTAATGTTCCAGTCCTTTCGGACATTGCGATGGGATTCTCGAAGCGGTTTGTCCCTTTGGCGGTTCTACCCCTCCCAGCAGCAGTCGTGTTCAAAGGATACGACCTGCTCTATTCGGAAGGAGCACTCACGCCAAATGGTGCGTTTCTGAAGTACCTAGTTGCCGCGTCACTGCCTCTTATCGCGCTTTATCTCACGTGGAAGACGTTCAAATACGCGACCCCGTTGACGGCCAAAGTCGTCGGCGGTGCAACGAAAGGCGCAGCACTCGTTGGCGGTGTTGCTGCCGGAGCCTACGTCGGTGGCGCCGGCGTCGCGACGACTGCCGCTCGGTGGGGGCCGAAAGCCGCTGCCGGCCAGGCCGTCGCGCAAAAAGCAGCTGCCCGCGGTGGACACGGAGAAGACGGTAGCGGCACGCCGTCGTACCGCCGTACCGAGAATGACCCCGGTGGAGCGACAGCCGAATCGGCGAGTGACGACCACGGTATGGACTTTGACCGCGGTATCCACTAACAATGTCAACAGACGAAGACGCAGCCGCACGGCGCATCATGGATCAGTTCGGTGAGGAGAGTCGCATCCCGTATCTCAATATCGAGGAAGGCGACGTCGGCATGCTCATCGCCTTCCCCATTATTGGGCTGTTTATCGCGGGGCTCACCGGGATCGAATCACTGGCTCTCCCGTTCGTCGCTGGCGGGCTTGGCTTTGGCGTTGCCGTCATCTACGTCTCACCAACCCACCTAAACGCCTGGACGTGGACCAAAGATGTCTATCGGTACCTCAAACGGCCCCAGATCACGTTCAGTGCGCCCGTCGACGCCGACACGAGTACCAACGAGTCAGAGCGCAACGAAGGCGGACTCGCGAACTACACGCCGTTCAAGCCGGACGAGCGAACGCAAGACCTCACGAACATCAAGCGGGCATGGCCGGGCGCTGGTGCCATCCAGCGTGAAGACGGCGCGATGGAGGCGTTCATCGAGATCGATCCAGCGAACATGGATTTCGCAATGTCCGACGACTGGGCGCAACTCCAGGACGCTGGCGAAGAGTTCGCCAACAAAGAACTGGACTCGAAGCTCAAACTCCACGCCACAACCCGTTCCTTCCCCGTCGAGCAGATCACCGAGACCATCGAAGATCGACTCACCGACGAAGACGTCACGGAGAACCCGATCTTTCGGGAACTTCTCGAAGAGTACCGGGAGACACGGCCGAAGGAGATGCGTGACCGGGGCACCCAGCAGGTTCGGTACTACATCGGCGTCGAGGTCACGCCGCTGGAGGTCTACGACCGCTTCCGCGATGAGGGCACCCCCGCCGAGAAGCTGACCCAGTTCCCCGTCATCGGCTTCCTGTTCAACCCGTTCGTGACTCGTCGTGAGGACCTCACCGACGTCGAGCGCCGCGCACAGATGTTCGAGAAGCTCGACAGCCGGGTCAACGACGTCCGCGCCGAGTTCATCCAGCAAGCCTCGGGCTGGTCCGCACGTCGACTCAGCACGGTCGAGCTGTTCGTTCTGAATATGGACTTCTGGAACGGCCGCGAACACGACTACGACGAGGCAGACCGTGTCGTTCGCGACCAATCGATCATCGGCCATTCGCGCCGGGAGGACCCACACGATGCGTAACGTGATCCTCCAGACAGGTGGTGGCGTGCTTGGCCCCGTCATCGGGTGGCTTCAGAACCTGACACCAGCAGAGGGTGCAGTACTTGCCCTTGTGATGGGTCTCGTCCTCGGCGTCGGCAGCAAACATCTCTGGGACCGCTTCACTGGGGATGATGAACCAGACGTGGACTTCGCGGATGTCCTCGACGAGGAGACACTCACAGAAGGTGAGGCCGAACGCAAGCTCCTCGACGACATCTCGGAGTCGCACAAGACCGTTACCGCGCCCGGAGCTGTCGAATGGGAAACGCGAGCCGCACGGGTCGGCGAGCAGTGGACGACGACGCTGTATATCGCTAACTATGCCGACTATCCCAACGACGGGTATCTGAGCGACCTCTTCGAGATGACCGACGTCCAGTTCGACCTCACCGCGCACATCACGCCGAAAAATCAGGAGCGGGCTCGGAACGAACTGCAGGACATCGCTGACGACCTCCAGGTCGATGCTGACCTCGAACAGAGTATCCGGAGTGCCTACCTGCAGGAACGCGCCAACGAGGCCGCAGCGACCTACAAGGCCGTCGAGAACGGCGCGAATGTCTTCGACCAGGGGATGTTCATCACCGTGCGGGCCGACGAGAAAGACGAGCTCAGGGATGCCGTCCAGACGGTCAAGAGTGCGCTCCGCGACGACCCGGCGAACCTCACACCGAAGACGGCGATCTGTCGGCAGGACCTCGCCCTCCAGTCCGCCGCACCCATCGGCGACAACGAGTTCGGCCGGACATCGATCGCCTTGGGCGGGGCTGTCGGTGCGTTGCTCTCCTCGCCGCACAACGCAACGATCCTCGAGGAGGGTGGCGTCGAGTTCGGGATTCACAAGGACAACCAGAGTCCTGTGGTCATCGACCCGTTCGCCCGGGACAACGGGTACGCGATGTTCACCGTCGGCGACACCGGCTCGGGGAAGTCGTTCAGTTCGAAGCAGAACTTTATCCGCTCCATCGAGCAGAGCAAGGACCGTATCGGCATCATCCTCGAACCGCTGAACAACTGGGCCGGCGTCGCCGAAGCCCTCGACGCCAAACGCATCACTGTCGGCGGGACGCTCGGGCTGAACCCCCTGGAGATCCGCGAGACGCCCGAGCATGTCCAGCGGGCGATGGGCGAGGACGCGAGCCCATTCAACGAGAAGCTCGACGACGCGATGAGCTTCCTCACGAACTTCTTCGCGCTGCGGGGCATCTCGCTGGG of Halolamina sp. CBA1230 contains these proteins:
- a CDS encoding VirB4 family type IV secretion system protein, whose product is MRNVILQTGGGVLGPVIGWLQNLTPAEGAVLALVMGLVLGVGSKHLWDRFTGDDEPDVDFADVLDEETLTEGEAERKLLDDISESHKTVTAPGAVEWETRAARVGEQWTTTLYIANYADYPNDGYLSDLFEMTDVQFDLTAHITPKNQERARNELQDIADDLQVDADLEQSIRSAYLQERANEAAATYKAVENGANVFDQGMFITVRADEKDELRDAVQTVKSALRDDPANLTPKTAICRQDLALQSAAPIGDNEFGRTSIALGGAVGALLSSPHNATILEEGGVEFGIHKDNQSPVVIDPFARDNGYAMFTVGDTGSGKSFSSKQNFIRSIEQSKDRIGIILEPLNNWAGVAEALDAKRITVGGTLGLNPLEIRETPEHVQRAMGEDASPFNEKLDDAMSFLTNFFALRGISLGDRRTTLELALKRAYQRNGITDDISTHSNPSPTIREMMDVFEDMVDEPEEFVVRSDEEAGKIKEDATWLLDQLRPFEDDGRHANLGQESDFDIRDEKVIYLDLAQQEGSVDSSTALTMQLLISLVYERAKVSEKEVVFYIDEARYIMQDAASLAFLETVFRHHRHHDLSIRLVTQTVDEFFEHAESEAILDQCAVKQFHRLDGMDKEWADEFGLNYAQMRFVQDAVPGNEDAGFSEALVGVDGEWRGIQVKAMPKEKQVIDFEPTEQRRSSLPGTGENAVDADVQAFQDEIERRGTDNGQLQSEQTPTETDGGETGGGDDA